One genomic window of Caldivirga maquilingensis IC-167 includes the following:
- a CDS encoding beta-N-acetylhexosaminidase has protein sequence MGADEEILIVPQPKQLQFNGEWFRFDGFSNLPDNIASDFNIPKGSWVIKLSEEEGDHCSINVNDGLIDARGNRYICYATIIQLTMQRRGFIPSVEVYEEFSFKIRGFHLDIARGGVPNVETFKSIIRWLFLLKYNYFFIYLEDLYPWRSYPDIGTLRGRLSEEEWSTIVNYGESYGIEVVPSLELLGHMENILSLPKYSRFKELWWVPRDGTLDASSEDARAFALRLLQDVLETSKSRLIHVGGDETWSLGRGRSLDKVGFVFKGPELYLMHYRAILNMVKKYGKVPVVWGDMLTGIYLPSEERSIWESVINDKLWDEVIIANWNYEPLSVEDFRNMIDKVGHYSNQLACPGLSNWNRFYPDFERALTNVKNFLTAAKERGLSGFLITAWGDDGEECLFTYLTPLILASMEIAEGMGDWEAKWIRLSGEDEGVLKARKLFGKGIVSYNIKNVIYLDRLSTMSNEAKEMIKDEWSKILDEISDVKLPESLELIRSMMELGLRVIKGEAKADDYWSIIDAYAKLWLSERKPEGLSNVLSRFGKSMLILKYNLRG, from the coding sequence ATGGGTGCAGACGAAGAGATTTTAATAGTGCCGCAGCCTAAGCAATTGCAGTTTAATGGTGAATGGTTTAGATTCGACGGCTTCAGTAACCTGCCCGATAACATAGCCTCCGACTTCAATATACCTAAGGGTTCCTGGGTAATTAAGTTGAGTGAGGAGGAGGGTGATCATTGTTCAATTAATGTTAATGATGGTTTAATAGATGCCAGGGGGAATAGGTATATTTGCTATGCAACCATTATTCAATTAACAATGCAGAGGAGGGGTTTCATACCCAGTGTTGAGGTGTATGAGGAGTTTAGCTTTAAGATTAGGGGCTTCCACCTGGATATAGCCAGGGGTGGTGTGCCGAATGTTGAGACTTTTAAAAGCATTATTAGGTGGCTTTTCTTACTTAAGTATAATTACTTCTTCATTTACCTAGAGGATCTTTACCCATGGAGGAGTTATCCAGATATAGGTACCTTAAGGGGTAGGTTAAGTGAGGAGGAGTGGAGCACTATAGTTAATTACGGTGAATCATATGGTATTGAGGTTGTACCATCATTAGAGTTACTGGGTCACATGGAGAATATATTATCATTACCGAAGTACAGTAGGTTTAAGGAACTTTGGTGGGTTCCACGGGATGGTACATTGGATGCAAGCAGTGAGGATGCGAGGGCCTTCGCATTAAGGTTACTTCAGGATGTACTCGAAACCAGTAAATCAAGGCTAATACACGTGGGTGGTGATGAAACCTGGTCACTGGGTAGGGGTAGGAGTCTTGATAAGGTTGGCTTCGTCTTTAAGGGCCCTGAATTATACCTAATGCATTATAGGGCTATATTAAACATGGTTAAGAAGTATGGTAAAGTACCCGTGGTTTGGGGTGATATGTTAACCGGCATATACTTACCCAGTGAGGAGAGGAGCATATGGGAGAGTGTTATTAATGATAAGTTGTGGGATGAGGTAATTATAGCTAATTGGAATTATGAACCATTGAGTGTCGAGGATTTTAGAAACATGATTGATAAGGTTGGGCACTACAGTAATCAATTAGCCTGCCCTGGTTTATCAAACTGGAATAGGTTCTACCCAGACTTTGAGAGGGCATTAACTAATGTTAAGAACTTCCTAACAGCCGCTAAGGAGAGGGGGTTAAGTGGATTCTTAATAACAGCATGGGGTGATGATGGTGAGGAATGCCTATTCACATACCTAACACCCCTGATACTGGCTTCAATGGAGATAGCTGAGGGTATGGGTGACTGGGAGGCTAAGTGGATTAGGTTAAGTGGTGAGGATGAGGGTGTTTTAAAGGCCCGTAAATTATTTGGTAAGGGAATAGTATCCTATAATATTAAGAACGTAATATATCTGGATAGGTTAAGTACAATGAGTAATGAGGCTAAGGAAATGATTAAGGATGAGTGGAGTAAGATACTTGATGAAATAAGTGATGTGAAACTCCCTGAGAGCCTAGAGTTAATTAGAAGCATGATGGAGCTTGGCTTAAGGGTGATTAAGGGTGAGGCTAAGGCTGATGATTACTGGAGCATAATTGATGCATACGCCAAACTATGGTTAAGTGAAAGGAAACCGGAGGGTTTATCTAATGTATTATCCAGGTTCGGTAAATCAATGCTAATTCTCAAGTATAATTTAAGAGGATAA
- a CDS encoding sugar phosphate isomerase/epimerase family protein — translation MNLGVSTYSFWHFEGEKMPINHYLERAAKHGFSGVEILEDHLRGLNEGDLREVKRTAFTLGLSIYAVSIHNDFVNPLTGSRDKEIELVKKWLNTAYILGASIIRINSGRWRTIKSFDELMRNKGKEPPLPGYSEEDALRWVEDSIRSLLPTAEDLGIILGLENHWGISGKASNMVKMFNDIQSRYFRAVMDIGNFIEDTYEQLEMIAPYTAMVHAKTYFGGGVWYTLDIDYDRVFNMLRNHGFNGWVSLEYEGREDYDTGVAKSRELLLRYVKS, via the coding sequence ATGAACCTAGGGGTTTCAACATACTCCTTCTGGCACTTTGAGGGTGAGAAAATGCCCATTAACCACTACCTAGAGAGGGCTGCTAAACATGGGTTCAGTGGTGTTGAGATTCTTGAGGATCATTTAAGGGGACTTAATGAGGGGGATTTAAGGGAAGTTAAGAGAACAGCCTTCACCCTTGGATTAAGCATATACGCAGTATCTATTCACAATGACTTCGTTAACCCACTCACTGGTTCAAGGGATAAGGAGATTGAATTAGTGAAGAAGTGGCTGAACACGGCCTACATCCTTGGCGCATCCATAATTAGGATTAATTCAGGTAGATGGAGGACGATTAAGAGTTTTGATGAGTTAATGAGGAATAAGGGTAAGGAACCCCCATTACCTGGCTACAGTGAGGAGGATGCATTAAGGTGGGTTGAAGACTCAATAAGAAGTCTACTACCCACAGCGGAGGATTTAGGAATAATACTTGGCCTTGAGAACCACTGGGGGATTTCAGGTAAGGCCTCTAATATGGTTAAGATGTTTAATGATATACAATCAAGGTACTTTAGGGCGGTAATGGATATTGGTAACTTCATTGAGGATACTTACGAGCAATTAGAAATGATAGCACCCTACACTGCAATGGTTCACGCCAAGACATATTTCGGTGGTGGGGTATGGTATACTTTGGACATAGATTATGATAGGGTTTTCAACATGCTTAGGAATCACGGATTCAATGGCTGGGTTTCACTGGAGTATGAGGGTAGGGAGGACTATGACACTGGTGTTGCCAAGAGTAGGGAGCTGCTTCTAAGATATGTTAAGTCGTAA
- a CDS encoding MFS transporter, which yields MQFKLNASIELVLLIAYALMWSVVPLYALFSVYILYASGLTLIEIGLFSTLYNIASMMGQYSLGYLSDIVKSRRRVIIIDLLTVSLITLLLMLNPRVNYYMVASVLMGFLAGGFSTLMLASSSEISVIRLGRNISVVRIGGAIGWIGGSLIIPLIIVKSSLRYALVFALIETLIAFTIVALMLKETYSTRFTARLTLSTWTALSLYSLIAGLTISSASWFLPVYVFTQRGSILYLGEVIAAGAAAEVPVMIITGKLFDSSLMFRRYLFIINGAVLSLAFTLYSLVPLNTLYLAQVIRGIGYALFIISTPALLMSLGVERGKGSAVFFTMFSMGSILGGLIGGAVSTVIGVRNLFILLSVFFLVVSLIMNMALRSRVNELQQSLKD from the coding sequence GTGCAGTTTAAGTTAAATGCTTCGATAGAATTAGTACTATTAATTGCATACGCCCTAATGTGGTCGGTGGTGCCGCTTTACGCATTATTCTCAGTCTACATCCTCTACGCCAGCGGCTTAACTTTAATTGAGATAGGCCTATTCAGCACATTATACAACATAGCGTCCATGATGGGTCAATACTCATTAGGCTACTTATCAGACATAGTGAAGAGTAGGAGGAGGGTAATTATTATTGATTTACTCACAGTATCCCTCATTACACTGCTCCTAATGTTAAACCCACGGGTGAACTACTATATGGTGGCGTCAGTGCTTATGGGGTTTCTGGCTGGGGGTTTCTCAACGCTAATGTTGGCTTCATCATCAGAAATATCGGTAATTAGGCTGGGTAGGAATATTAGTGTTGTTAGAATTGGTGGAGCCATTGGTTGGATAGGGGGTAGTTTAATAATACCATTGATAATAGTTAAATCATCATTAAGGTACGCCCTTGTATTCGCCTTAATTGAAACACTAATAGCCTTCACCATAGTTGCCTTAATGCTTAAGGAAACCTACTCCACTAGATTCACGGCTAGGCTTACCTTAAGCACATGGACTGCTCTATCACTCTACTCCTTAATAGCTGGATTAACAATATCATCAGCATCCTGGTTCCTACCAGTCTATGTATTTACTCAACGTGGTTCAATACTATATTTGGGTGAGGTCATTGCTGCTGGTGCGGCTGCTGAAGTACCAGTAATGATTATTACGGGTAAGTTATTTGATAGTAGTCTAATGTTTAGGAGGTACTTATTCATTATTAATGGTGCAGTATTATCACTAGCCTTCACGTTATACTCCCTTGTACCATTGAATACCCTGTATTTAGCTCAAGTGATTAGGGGTATTGGTTACGCATTATTCATTATATCAACACCAGCATTACTCATGAGCCTAGGCGTAGAGAGGGGTAAGGGATCAGCGGTCTTCTTCACAATGTTCTCAATGGGTTCAATACTGGGTGGGTTAATTGGGGGCGCTGTCTCAACGGTTATTGGTGTGAGGAATCTATTCATACTATTATCCGTGTTCTTCCTAGTAGTTTCATTAATAATGAACATGGCATTGAGGAGTAGGGTTAATGAGCTTCAGCAGAGTTTAAAGGATTAA
- a CDS encoding dipeptidase: MRIADLHEDISWGTSQYFNDTINGPAQSSIAQLAKFDQALVFAAIYPHVRTWNEDADKIKALYGRATNPTHFSLDLILDHLKFYYYLERRGLVKIIRDADDELSSVNFIISLEGTDALRDVYDLYILKNLGVRVIQLTWNYDTKFAASCNSRKDYGLTGEGEELVKLANDLGMLIDLAHASKQTVLDTASVSRKPIIVSHANVRKLKDSRRNLDDEMIEAVVKTGGVIGVTAIPSLLPKPSIEGVVDNIKYIGENYGWEHVAIGTDFLGMYPDEVISGLESIEKLSVLNSILGDEAEKVLWSNAYRMLKYIG, translated from the coding sequence ATGAGGATTGCTGATCTACATGAGGACATATCATGGGGAACATCACAATACTTCAATGATACTATTAATGGCCCAGCTCAATCAAGTATTGCTCAATTAGCTAAATTTGACCAAGCATTAGTCTTCGCGGCAATATACCCCCATGTTAGGACGTGGAATGAAGATGCGGATAAGATTAAAGCACTCTATGGTAGGGCAACAAACCCAACTCACTTTTCACTTGACCTAATACTTGATCACCTTAAATTCTACTACTACCTGGAGAGGAGGGGATTGGTTAAGATAATTAGAGACGCTGATGATGAGTTAAGTAGTGTTAACTTCATCATATCCCTAGAGGGGACTGATGCATTAAGGGACGTGTATGACTTGTATATACTTAAGAACCTTGGTGTTAGGGTTATTCAATTAACCTGGAATTATGATACTAAGTTTGCTGCATCATGCAATTCAAGGAAGGATTACGGCTTAACAGGTGAGGGTGAGGAATTAGTTAAGTTAGCTAATGATCTCGGCATGTTAATTGACTTAGCCCATGCAAGTAAGCAAACCGTGCTTGATACCGCTTCAGTATCCAGGAAACCAATTATAGTTAGTCACGCTAATGTTAGGAAGCTTAAGGATTCCCGTAGGAACCTTGATGATGAAATGATTGAGGCTGTTGTTAAGACTGGTGGAGTCATAGGGGTTACTGCAATACCATCCCTACTACCTAAACCAAGCATTGAGGGTGTGGTGGATAACATTAAGTATATTGGTGAGAACTATGGTTGGGAACACGTGGCAATAGGTACTGACTTCCTTGGAATGTACCCTGATGAAGTAATAAGTGGACTTGAGTCCATTGAAAAACTAAGCGTACTCAACAGCATACTGGGTGATGAGGCTGAGAAGGTGTTGTGGAGTAATGCCTACAGGATGCTTAAGTACATAGGATAA
- the ahcY gene encoding adenosylhomocysteinase codes for MVESKVKDKSLAAKGKLQIEWAESHMPVLMAIRERFIREKPLKGIRIAASLHVTKETAVLVKTLAAGGAEVYLAPSNPLSTQDDVAAALVEEGIHVYAWKGMNNREYYNAIGFAISSEPDITLDDGGDVAGTLHKLALGITDESVKYALEVAGNRDYVGLTRKILGGTEETTTGVIRFRAMEKDGKLMYPIIAVNDSYTKYLFDNRYGTGQSTWDGIIRATNLLIAGKVIVVAGYGWVGRGVAMRAKGLGARRVIVTEVNPIRALEAVFEGFEVMPMSEAAEVGDIFITATGDIRVITLNHMLKMKDGAVLANTGHFNVEIDVEALEKNAKSKREIRPYVVEYLLPNGRKIYLIAEGRLVNLSAAEGHPSEVMDMSFSNQALAAEYILRNKGKLTPRVYRLPQEIDEEIARLKLTAMGVRFDSLTEEQAKYISSWETGT; via the coding sequence ATGGTTGAGTCCAAGGTTAAGGATAAGTCATTGGCGGCTAAGGGGAAGCTACAGATTGAGTGGGCTGAATCACACATGCCAGTGCTAATGGCTATTAGGGAGAGATTCATTAGAGAGAAGCCACTTAAGGGTATTAGGATAGCTGCAAGCCTCCACGTCACTAAGGAAACCGCAGTCCTGGTTAAAACCCTAGCAGCAGGTGGGGCTGAAGTTTACTTAGCCCCAAGTAACCCACTCTCCACTCAAGACGATGTTGCAGCAGCCTTAGTGGAGGAGGGTATTCATGTATATGCTTGGAAGGGTATGAATAATAGGGAGTATTACAACGCAATAGGCTTCGCTATATCCTCTGAACCAGACATAACCCTTGATGATGGTGGTGATGTGGCTGGTACACTACATAAGTTGGCCCTAGGGATTACTGATGAATCAGTTAAGTACGCCCTTGAAGTAGCGGGTAATAGGGATTACGTAGGCTTAACCAGGAAGATACTTGGTGGTACTGAGGAAACAACCACAGGGGTTATTAGGTTTAGGGCAATGGAGAAGGATGGTAAGTTAATGTACCCTATAATAGCTGTTAACGACTCATACACCAAGTACCTCTTCGATAATAGGTATGGTACCGGTCAATCAACCTGGGATGGGATAATAAGGGCAACAAACCTACTCATTGCAGGAAAGGTAATTGTGGTAGCTGGATACGGGTGGGTTGGGAGGGGGGTTGCAATGAGGGCTAAGGGACTTGGAGCAAGAAGAGTCATTGTTACCGAGGTTAATCCAATAAGGGCCCTTGAGGCTGTTTTCGAAGGCTTCGAGGTAATGCCAATGAGTGAGGCAGCTGAAGTAGGTGACATTTTCATAACAGCCACAGGCGACATAAGGGTTATAACCCTCAACCACATGTTAAAGATGAAGGATGGTGCAGTATTAGCCAATACAGGCCACTTCAATGTTGAGATTGATGTAGAGGCCCTTGAAAAGAACGCCAAATCCAAGAGGGAGATAAGGCCGTATGTAGTCGAGTACCTTCTACCTAACGGTAGGAAAATATACCTAATAGCGGAAGGCAGGTTAGTTAACTTATCAGCCGCAGAGGGTCATCCAAGTGAGGTAATGGACATGTCCTTCAGTAATCAAGCATTGGCAGCTGAGTACATTTTAAGGAATAAAGGTAAGTTAACGCCAAGGGTTTATAGGCTACCCCAGGAAATTGATGAGGAGATCGCTAGACTTAAGTTAACGGCAATGGGTGTTAGGTTTGATTCCCTAACGGAGGAGCAGGCTAAGTATATTTCAAGTTGGGAGACAGGTACGTGA
- a CDS encoding BadF/BadG/BcrA/BcrD ATPase family protein yields the protein MVKVVLGIDGGATKTEAAVLSYDGVLLALGQAGPSNPAALPINEVCSNISASVVNALRKINDNVEVAVLSLSMAGYLGGAWDSEIRNCLMSELGDYVKDARIYITEDIEAAHASAFLTGDGVIGILGTGSNFYGKYAGRRARVGGWGHLIDDEGGAYHIGALGLSTVVRSYDGRIGETILVKYALNQYSVSSIEELIAKVYSAKDVKGAIASFAKSVFDAAREGDREALSILRRETEEVALALTTVIKRLGALNLPIALMGGTYMANRDLWKPMIEEELSRLMGRQVTIGESLIRQSCAASVIPINTGERFSGDYLTNIVKSCSVKHE from the coding sequence GTGGTTAAGGTAGTGTTAGGAATTGATGGGGGTGCGACTAAAACAGAGGCCGCGGTATTATCCTATGATGGAGTATTATTGGCCCTTGGGCAAGCTGGGCCATCAAACCCAGCGGCATTACCAATTAATGAAGTCTGCAGCAACATTTCAGCAAGCGTGGTTAACGCATTACGTAAAATTAATGATAACGTTGAGGTCGCTGTCTTAAGCCTATCCATGGCCGGTTACCTTGGTGGTGCTTGGGATAGCGAAATAAGGAACTGCTTAATGAGTGAACTGGGTGATTACGTTAAGGATGCTAGAATATACATTACTGAGGATATTGAGGCAGCCCACGCCTCAGCCTTCTTAACCGGTGATGGGGTGATAGGCATATTGGGTACTGGTAGCAACTTTTACGGTAAATACGCCGGTAGGAGAGCTAGGGTTGGTGGTTGGGGGCATTTAATAGATGATGAGGGTGGGGCATACCACATTGGGGCCTTAGGACTATCAACAGTGGTGAGGTCATACGACGGTAGAATTGGGGAGACGATACTAGTTAAGTATGCCTTAAACCAATACTCAGTCTCATCAATTGAGGAATTGATTGCTAAGGTTTACTCAGCTAAGGATGTTAAGGGTGCAATTGCCTCCTTTGCTAAAAGTGTCTTTGATGCGGCTAGGGAGGGTGATAGGGAGGCTTTATCAATACTTAGGAGGGAGACTGAGGAAGTTGCCTTAGCATTAACAACAGTGATTAAGAGGCTTGGCGCCCTTAACCTACCCATAGCATTAATGGGTGGAACATATATGGCTAATAGGGATCTATGGAAGCCTATGATTGAGGAGGAGTTGAGTAGGCTAATGGGTAGGCAGGTAACCATTGGTGAATCATTGATAAGACAATCCTGCGCAGCATCAGTAATACCCATCAACACTGGTGAACGCTTTAGTGGCGATTACTTAACTAACATTGTTAAATCCTGCAGTGTTAAGCATGAGTAA
- a CDS encoding S66 peptidase family protein has protein sequence MRYSVKPRRLREGSTIMLIAPSAPPGYPGSGSGLNTSIDYLRKRGFRVVLGDTVKFALNKGFHSAPDEVRARDIMNAFTRDDVDAVWCLRGMSGAFRVIRFLDYEVIKEHPKVIVGFSDITALQTAVYAKAGVPSLQAPMLDLNVTSSEHGLSRFKRDVDAALSILKGEVIELKPLQDGPFPRIITPGKASGVMIGGNLLKFLLPQSVPGFRINPEGKVLFIEEIALQIHRLDEYLTALGLMGILGGVNAIAYGEIPELREWQVGGSVVESITEATKTYNPKAPSFMNYPCCHGGDQQGLNTYPVPLGINIEVNADEAALIMKEPLVE, from the coding sequence GTGAGGTACTCGGTTAAACCACGTAGGTTAAGGGAGGGGTCAACAATAATGCTCATAGCCCCATCAGCACCCCCAGGTTACCCAGGGAGTGGTTCAGGACTCAACACCAGTATTGATTACCTTAGGAAGAGAGGCTTTAGAGTGGTTCTTGGGGATACAGTTAAGTTCGCCTTAAACAAGGGCTTCCACTCAGCACCAGATGAGGTTAGGGCTAGGGACATTATGAACGCCTTCACTAGGGATGATGTGGATGCAGTATGGTGTTTAAGAGGCATGAGCGGGGCCTTTAGGGTTATTAGGTTCCTTGATTACGAAGTAATTAAGGAACACCCCAAGGTTATAGTGGGTTTCAGTGATATAACAGCCCTGCAGACTGCAGTGTATGCTAAGGCAGGAGTCCCATCGCTACAGGCCCCAATGCTTGACCTTAATGTAACATCCAGTGAGCATGGTTTAAGTAGGTTCAAGAGGGATGTGGATGCGGCTTTAAGTATACTTAAGGGTGAGGTGATTGAGCTTAAGCCGCTTCAAGATGGGCCATTTCCAAGAATAATAACGCCAGGTAAGGCAAGCGGTGTAATGATTGGTGGTAATTTACTGAAGTTCCTTCTTCCTCAATCAGTACCAGGTTTCAGAATTAACCCTGAGGGTAAGGTACTCTTCATTGAGGAGATAGCCCTGCAGATACATAGGCTTGACGAATACTTAACGGCACTGGGCTTAATGGGGATTCTAGGGGGTGTTAATGCTATTGCCTACGGTGAAATACCTGAACTAAGGGAATGGCAGGTTGGGGGAAGTGTTGTTGAGTCTATTACAGAGGCTACCAAGACCTATAACCCTAAGGCCCCCTCCTTCATGAATTACCCATGCTGCCATGGTGGGGATCAACAGGGCTTAAACACGTACCCAGTGCCCTTAGGTATTAATATTGAGGTTAACGCTGATGAGGCTGCGTTAATAATGAAGGAACCCCTCGTGGAGTGA